CTCATCATCAAGttgtaacatttaaaaataaaaactttgttTAATCTGTACCTCGATTACGTTATtacgttaaataataaatttcatgttATCGAGCTACACTACTACTTGAAGTTAAAACTTTGTGCGATCCGATGTTGAGTTGTGCCACTACTTCGGCTTTCGATCGACGACAGTAGAGGCTTCTAGCGGACattatgagaattataattaaaacccAGAACTCGAGATTATGATAATACGCGACGATAGGTAATCGATAATACAGATATCCTCAATGTTCCCGACCATGCACTCTTATCTTTTAATTCCCGAAAAGTTCGCTACGAGCCTCTACTGTCGCTGATTGACCAGTGAGATAGCTAAGTGGACTACTAAGTGGACGCATGGATTTGTTCTTATAATAGTATCTTTCCcctttttgttaataaaaaaaaaaacaaaagtgaGAGATATAGTAGGTGACATGATATTAAATCAGACGTAATCCGACGTAAGTTGTACGCTTTTATTATCACGCAGTTTGCatagcataaaataaaaagcttgatttattttgtaaaggtggtataactaaaaattagaaattactaACAGATTAGATGAAAGTTTATTTGTAAACTATATactcaaataataaatttcattattttgtcaTAAAATGATACGATTCCATATCATAAATTATGAATGTAATTATactaattaacaaatatatatataatgtaaaacacAATTAATAAGAATGTAACgttatgttatattcattttatttatcattatagtgatttgacattaaattcgaattgttttctaattccgaatgaataatatatatgtcgagataaatgtttgaaaaaataGCTTGTACATCTTGTATATTGtagattgataaaaataaatacattacgAGTATATAATGGGTATTTTTTACTTGCAggtttacaaaaataaaaataaatacaatataacgTTACATTATCAAGAATGACGTAGTTTTAGATTTACTATGTCTATAAAGAGTATAATGTTTATTCTCATTGTTTTGCTATGTACTGATTCTCATTCAGAGGCACGACGAGCTTTCTAAAATTCAACTTTGCGCTTAAGTTGATTGTAGATCACCATGAAatctaaaaatttaatataagaattaaaattataggaATAATTAGATGTAAGGCACATCATTGTTTATTTACTAAGCAGAaaggtgtatatatatatatatatataaatctatcgTTTTATACCACTATAATACCTATAATGCATTTTCAAAAATAggacattaataaaacatcgGATAGCTGAGAAGATAGAAATTAAAAGAGTCTTTGTGaccaaaatatgaaaaatattcaaattaatttattcaccCTGCTCACGCAATTTGTTCACGCTTGCTGTCATTTACGTCACGTAAAATTGTCAACCATGTTACTTCCGTATTCGTGGTTACGGTAGCCGTGGAAGGAGCAGAGGTAGATGTGATTGCGTCCAAGTCTTCCTTGGACAGGTTTTCCTTGAGCCAGCCATCGATCACAGGTACATTCGCCTCGTTCCATCGGGTCTCTTCTTTGATAATCTCGAGCGATTTTTTGATGAGGGCTGCTGCTGATTCAAAGTCATTGATATGATCCAAATAAAACTGATTAACCATGGCATAGCCCTCCTGTGTGTTGAATGATGATGTGGCAAAGCTGACGATGGCATCCCAGCTGTAGGTTTTGTTGCTGAATCGCTCTTTTACAGTAGACCAATGTTCGAGTAAAAAGTTAAATAGAGTTTTATAACCGGGCGCGCTGCCAGTCAGCATGCTGAGGATCAGGTGGATGTCTGCGTCGGTGAAATTCTCGTTTTGATCCAACACGGACACTTGCAGTAACCTGATGTTATGGAGAATCGGCGTTAGTGAACAATGAAAGCAAGCTCTTATCTTGTTCTGGATTTTGATTCAAGGGAGCGTTAAATCGAAAACAGGCAAGGGTGTTGGAGAACTGTTACGTATACGAAGGTTGCGTTTAATTTTCTGTTTGACTATCGAATCGAATGAAGAATCGAATTTGCTGGAAATTAGTCGAGTTCTGACTAGTTTGTAAATGTACTGACCTCTCGATCCTGTTTGCATCCTTCGGACATCCAGCAAGAGTCTTGAGGAGAAAAGTGCGCTCGTTCTGTTTCCTTGCCAAGCTGGTCTTGGGGAAATTGATGACACGCTGTAATCCAAACTCCCATTCTTTGTCAGTACCCCATTTGAATACTGGACAGAGGAACTTATTAGCGACCCTATAAACAGTAATACTCGTTTTAGGCttagaaagaatattttcaatgCAATTGTTATGAATAGTGAATTAAAGTCTGAATTAAAGTTTGATACTACTAACGGATTTCCTTTGTCTGGCTCCTCGTCGGTCAACCACTTTTTAAACTGATCTCTAGCTTCCTTGACGCAAGGCTCGTATCCGCAACGGCAAAGGAAATTCTTCATCAGACCGCGCATGTGAGTTTTCCACGAGGGTTCGTAAGGGTGTGGTGTCTCGCCAAGTTCCAGATAAAGAGGCATCACTAAGCTCCGAATATAAGCctgtttaaatttattttattttagaaataaaacttaataagTGAAAACAATCAGTCAAAAAGGCTCgccaaatgaaaaattaattctttcaaatatattacatattgataaaatttacatgtaCTTTGTTTTGGTCTAAACGGTGTCTATACTTGCCTCGAATTTCGGATAGACGTCCAAACCTTCGATTCGTCGACTGATGTGATGGATCATCGTAAACACCGGCTCCCAAACTACATGGCTCTTCTCCTGTTTGAGGAAGAGAGTCATGTTCATAGCGACGCCGAAGCACAACTCACCGGCATATGCCAGATTCCACGCGTCATGTAGAAGCTTCGCTCGCGTTAACGGAGGTATTTTTTCACGGTCTGGCCCTTGCAGAAATTGCGACAACATCTTCCAATTGCAAGGGTCGTAGTTTACCGGAAACATTCCTGCAAGAGAATGATTTTTAGAGCTTCTGATATATACATCTTGATCTGACAATGAGATTTATTGTCTTTTGATTGTACGAAATTAGAATTCGATTTAAAAGAGAATTGTGTCTCACGTGTagattgcattttctttttatattacaatacctATTTCTTCAGGATTGACAATGATAAAGTGACTCTCGTCGGTGATATCCGGAATACTGAAATTTCTCGGCATGTTTCTCTTCATCAACCATACAGCCGGTGTGCTATTAGAGAAATTCAATTTATCTTGAGCCTGCATCACGATCGGGATATCCCACTGGTACGGTTTTACTATAGGATCTGACGATAGGTCTCTCAGATAAACTTTCTAGACAAGTGCAAATAGAATGTTTAAATaagagaatatataatgagaTGATTATATCTCGTTTTGACAAAAACTTttgattgatatattttagcGTGTAATTTTACGTTTTCGTTCATTAATTTATACGCAGTTAATTatgttgaatatttaatataaagccTAATGAATATATATGTGAAATCTGAAATTACGTTCTCGTTACATTCAATGAGCCAATTACAGGTGGAATCGCGATTTCCCGTAACTGACTTGCGTATTTTACGTAGAGGGAAGACGCGCAGACGTTATGCAACACACATTTGCACTAGACGCATTAGTCcttgattttattgtttcttCGGAATAATGTGGCCGTTGTAATGCGTATCGTTTCAGAAACTGAAAGTCCTGTTATAACGCCTGTTATAATGCAATCATACTACAGTGCAAATATCCCGTATTACAACTGAATTATcgcgtaaaaaaagaaaaattgtttgataaaATCTAGTtggaataaatttaattttatacaatacgTGTTAAATTAAATGGTCATCCAGTTTCTGTCAGAATACTTGGAACATTATTCTATAGTTAATGTTACcaagatgatataatatttctacttGTTACTTTTCGCTACTAAAGTAAACTGCAACTTCCGTGGCCGGAAGAGGAATGTCTTAAGCGAGCGAATAAATAACACGCGCGCGGTCATCTCTGTAGTTTTATCTGTGCGAAAATCGCGCCTGCCTTCTCGCGTCGTGCGTCCTTGCAAGAAATAACTCTTTTGTCCAGCCTACCTGACTGAGATAAATTTTTCCACTTTCGTAATCACGTATGACCGTGACCAACGGCACTCTGTCTCGGTTGATCCACGACGCGGCAATGCCGTTGATGGTTAAACCTGGTGGTAAATTATTCGTGTCGGTCGCGACATCGTTCAGATAAGTGAATATGTCATTAGCGAAGAAAGTCCTGCGATTCCTGCGAGTAAAACAGAAAACAATGCGATGGGTGAAGGCTCTCCGATCGATTAAGCTTCAGCGATTAAAATAGCCGGGAAGCAGCAtgcgaattaataaatagCTTTTACAATCGTCATCGACTTATAAACTTATTACGTATAAACTTGATCTGTTTTGCAATGCGCTTGATGTTACAATATATCGGAAActagataatttttatgaaacattcGAAAGTCTCTGTCTTGAAAAGATCTGCTTCCCGACTAATCAATGGAGGCAATTACTACTCTTTCGACTGCTCATGGAAGAAGTGTCTCACGCTCCTTTGGAATTGCTCACGACCGAGGGTGTAATTAAACATCCGGAAAACCAATTCGGCTGTAAAAACAAtgaattaatgatattaatttatttggaAAACTTATATAATCAATTGATTCCAATTACCTTTTGTCCACGTTGCTTCGTGTCTAATACCAGCCACTCTGGAGAAAGGTGCCGGCTGCGCAAATTCGTAATAAAGAGGATACAACATTGTCATTGGCCATTTACCTTCCATTTCGTCCGGATTGAGCTGTCATACGtcaaaaatgtattatgtgtttttaataaaacataaaaggtCAATAAAAAAGCGCAGGCTTACGTCGAGTGTTGCCATAGATGCCAAAAAGGAATTGAGAGCTTTATTAACCGGCGCGTCATTTCGGCGATACGGAGTTATGGACTGACCGATCCACTGATAGAGAAGTTCATAGGTGGTGGTCCAATATAGAGAACTGCTGAGTTCGCTTTCTCTGAAAGAAGACTTTCGTTATACGCAAGCAGGCTCAAAGACGTAAGATTCTCGCACGTACTTGAAAAACATAAGGCCCCAATTATCGGAAGCTTTCGTAGCTCTGTACATGGGGATCGCCATCACGTCCAGTTTAGGCAAGCCCAGGGAACTGTTGAAGTATGTTTGCAAGTAGTTAATGATCTTTACAATCTTGCTGGGAACAGTGATCAGCGACTCCATGAATTCTTCGCGACTCCAGACCGTTACTTGCAGGCTCTTCCTGTTTATCCCATCGACTTCCTGTTCGGGTCCAATAGAGTGCAGATCTGATATCACAAGGGCCAGTTGGTTCGTCGATATCCGTGGAGTTTCCTCGAATTCTTCCCGGATTGTGCCGGATGATTCAATGCGCTCACTTTGGAAAATCacgcgaaattaaaataagataattggAGTCTAATAGATACCTATCTCTCTATGCCTGGCAATATAAATTGCTTTTAATGGAATCTCAATGTAAAGCAATGAAAAAAGTTTAGtttgatattttcatataCGTACATCGAAGGCATATTCGTGAGCGCTTTTAACCCTTTAGGATATATTACAGTCAGTTTGAAGGTTGCTTTATAGGGCGGTTCATTCATAcaaggaaacattttttctgcGTTGTCCAAATGCAAGTAAGTGGCGATGAAGGTGCTGAAACAAAAAAGCGAAGAAATTGTACTACTTGATATGTTAATACGTATAATATTGTCGTTTAAGATTGTTTCTTGTTCTCTCTTGAGTTCCCCTCTGTATCAATCTCGACAATGTCGAAAACGAAAATCATACCGAAAGTTTCAATTCTACTTGCTTTAAGATTTTCAAACAGAAggctttttgtaaatttgcaGACACACAATTATTCTGATATGATTGTTATAGCTTGAAAACATAATGAAGAAACTATTACGCGGCGTGCTTACTGTTTTCGGCCTTCAGAATCCATGTACGCGCTCTTGTACAGACCAGTAGTTTCGTTGGTCGTAAGATTGCCAGAGTATGCAATGTCGACCTCGCAAGCGCTTCCATTAGACAACATTTGCTGCAGATGTATTATGAACCAAGATTTCGTATATTGTCGTTCAGTCCTTGCAATGTTTACGTCCATCGGTGGACCATTTTTTCTTCATTGCAAATCCAAAAACAGATACGAAATTTTGTAGCAATGTTTCATCAATTATTCGTTATTATGTGGTAAACGCGAAATTCTCGTGCCAGTTGAGTATTTTATGTGCTTACGCTTCCTCAGGTGTCAGATGTACCATCCTGATGTTGACTGTAGAAATCTGAAGATCCTGATGGACGTTCAGAATAATGTGATCGGTCATGTCGATGCAAGTGAGATTGATCTTGACGCGACCGTTGAACCGGTCCTTCTCAATAAGGGGTGCAATCTCCACGTGGTAACTCACCGGCGTGATATCACTTGGTAATCTGTACTGACGCATCTTCGAGTAGTAAACGTCGTTCAAGTCGATACTGCGCTTCCATCGGCCctacgaacgaacgaacattttattttaataatcggaTCACGGTGGTTACATTAGTCTAATTTTTCGACACTGTACTTGTTCTGTATTACTGATGGCACTGGGAATACCAGATGGTATCGTCGACAATAGAACAAGGCCCGCGAGTAACGTTGTCCACGACATGATGGATCGTAGCGGATGAACCTAGGTCATAGTTGCCATTCGATTATAAAGTTACTTgatttacttttaaaaaacaaagcaATTTGAAACCATGTATGTTTAATTAGTATCAACCAATTTGCTTGAAATGTTCAAGAAAGTTTtatgttattgaaaattggaaaaacttttaagatcttttttaaaagatgcaatttttaatgCGATTCTCTTTCTGCAGAGTAATCTCATTGTCAGTAAAATTATCACGGCGCAATTGCACAATCGCACAAAGGAGATTATTTCGCGTTACGAGAAATATTGCTGAGATCGATGCCGAGTGCTTACGATATTATCCTCACGGCGGGCGTGCACGCCCGAGGGACGCTTGAGAATGGTCTGTCACTGGGATACTACTGTGGTTTGCCAAGAAGCGATCGATGAGTGTCACCGTAACACCACACCGTTGTACCAGCTGACCTTGGATATTCTCTTGAAGAAGGAACAAGACTTCCTTTGGGAGAACCTTGTGGTAGCGCAGCCGTGTGCAAACTGCCGCGCGAGCGCTTCCTCGTGGGTGTCTCGGCGTGACCGGGCGATCGACGAAAAAGCGACGGAAACGCACGGAAAAACCGCGTGCACCCTACGTGACATGGTACGGGGATGCGCGCGGATTCAGGTCCACTTAGGGCAAATCGGCGGATCATCATCCATTATCCAATCTGGCGGCCGTCGTCGCGCAGAAAGGGGGAGCTTAATCGTGACGAGTGTATCCGGACGGTGGAGAAGAGGCGACGACGTCAACGGCCAATCGGCGGGGACAAAGTACGTCCCAGCGACCGGGCATCGCCTGATGCCCAGGACCTTGGCGCCATTGTGTTCCCCTTTAGGTTCCCCGGGCGAGCGTGTGTATGctctgtgtgtgtgcatgcacTGCGTCGCCATCACCGACGACACGTGTCTTGGATGGTACCGATCCTGGACCAAGCCCAATGTGCACTTGGACTACGACACCATCGGTCTCAATTGGACTTGATGAAGTGTTTTGTTCGTGAGCTTTTCTCCCGCGGGGTTCTCGCGCAATAACTGGGTCACTTCTAGATCGCTCAACATCATTGAAAATATGTCTATCAATTTCATCGTGTTATCTGCGTCTAATGCCTTAGAGactttaagaaaattatatcaacAGAGATTTGGAAAATGTTTAAGTATACAGAATTGTTACTCGAACAACGCCTGACTCATCTTCCGTCTACatgtatgaaataaaaaaattaagaaaagctgtcttttcttttttttacacaaTCTTGTTTACTTGAACTTTTCTTCTCATTGGAATCTTAGTCCTGATACGTGAAACAAGAGAGAAGAATTCGTCGCGCCGCTTTCGTTCGAAAtgacgcgacgcgtcgcgttaACGCCGGAGCAAGATTTCGTTCCACGAGTCACACAACGAGAAAAGTGTACACGCGCGAAAAAGCTACGATGGCGAATCTaatcataatttattgcaGAAACGCACAATGATAAGGAGCGGAACGAACGATTAAGAACGACATGCGAGCTGACGAACGAACGGCCAACGAAAGAACGAAAGAACGAAAGAATATAGTGGAGAGGGGGTTTCCGCGAGTGCTTCTCGACCAACATCCACACACCGCATCGTAAGGTAGAACGACTAATTGCAGTTGTACCTGCGTCACCTGTACGCGATCGTGCTCGCGCGAATTCGTTTCCGCGTTGAGAGTGTGCTCGATGTTCAAGCTGTCTTTCGTCGCTTTTCGTCGTACGCCCTCGTCTTTCGTCCTTTCTTCTGGAGGATTGCTTCCTTGAGTTCTTCAAGTTCCAATCATCTTTCAGGATGAGGCGAGGATCCGTTACCAGTTGGCAGGTCTATGGCCAGCGGAACTGTAAGTGACAACATCTGTCTGTCCTAGTCGGTCCTAGTTGTACTTGAACTTGACTGTAAAACGCACGACCGaccaaaattaattaattgcgataCTTTTTGTTAAACgcgaaaaatagaaaacttttaaaagtatatttgtCCTACGAActctacaatttttattatttacgattGATCGTGTTCTTATTGCAGAATATACACACAGTGTATTAGTTCTCTTGATAAatgacaattattattttaatcgctTTTACTAATTTACAGAGTTAATTACATTGTTAATTTGTCatcataattaatagtaatatgaAATGATCGAGAAAAATGCTCCTGTAGAATAACAGTTATTCTagactttaattattttatcgtcaATACACCCATTCATTAATTCTCGTTGATTTAATTTGTCGCATTAAATTAGTGCAATTGGCAGATTGCTGATTTTCTACGATCTTTTACGCGAAAATGTAAGAATGCGTTTTTCCAGTTTTCCGATTTCATACTTTGTACAAGATATTcgtaaacatttaattttcatgCACAGCCTaacttatgtaaaatattttttatattttaatattaattgtttgatTGAAAATAGCAGCagtttacaattaaaatttaagagTCTTACACACTAAAGCATAGAGAACTTACTTGCGTGCatagagaataaaattataatactgaTCTATACGAACAATCTGAGACACAACTAAGAATATCTGCTTGATTCCTTCTTACTTATGTTGAACTCTATctttttataagttttattctttttcttttggaAGCATCAAAAGCACACGTCTGCTTAAGTGACAGTTCACAATGGCCTAACGCATGATTTCACATTGTTATAAAGACTTTTACGATGGAGCACATAGCATTCATgtacaaacaaacaaattatgATGAGAA
The Ooceraea biroi isolate clonal line C1 chromosome 4, Obir_v5.4, whole genome shotgun sequence genome window above contains:
- the LOC105283236 gene encoding aminopeptidase N isoform X2, which gives rise to MSWTTLLAGLVLLSTIPSGIPSAISNTEQGRWKRSIDLNDVYYSKMRQYRLPSDITPVSYHVEIAPLIEKDRFNGRVKINLTCIDMTDHIILNVHQDLQISTVNIRMVHLTPEEATFIATYLHLDNAEKMFPCMNEPPYKATFKLTVIYPKGLKALTNMPSIERIESSGTIREEFEETPRISTNQLALVISDLHSIGPEQEVDGINRKSLQVTVWSREEFMESLITVPSKIVKIINYLQTYFNSSLGLPKLDVMAIPMYRATKASDNWGLMFFKESELSSSLYWTTTYELLYQWIGQSITPYRRNDAPVNKALNSFLASMATLDLNPDEMEGKWPMTMLYPLYYEFAQPAPFSRVAGIRHEATWTKAELVFRMFNYTLGREQFQRSVRHFFHEQSKENRRTFFANDIFTYLNDVATDTNNLPPGLTINGIAASWINRDRVPLVTVIRDYESGKIYLSQKVYLRDLSSDPIVKPYQWDIPIVMQAQDKLNFSNSTPAVWLMKRNMPRNFSIPDITDESHFIIVNPEEIGMFPVNYDPCNWKMLSQFLQGPDREKIPPLTRAKLLHDAWNLAYAGELCFGVAMNMTLFLKQEKSHVVWEPVFTMIHHISRRIEGLDVYPKFEAYIRSLVMPLYLELGETPHPYEPSWKTHMRGLMKNFLCRCGYEPCVKEARDQFKKWLTDEEPDKGNPVANKFLCPVFKWGTDKEWEFGLQRVINFPKTSLARKQNERTFLLKTLAGCPKDANRIERLLQVSVLDQNENFTDADIHLILSMLTGSAPGYKTLFNFLLEHWSTVKERFSNKTYSWDAIVSFATSSFNTQEGYAMVNQFYLDHINDFESAAALIKKSLEIIKEETRWNEANVPVIDGWLKENLSKEDLDAITSTSAPSTATVTTNTEVTWLTILRDVNDSKREQIA
- the LOC105283236 gene encoding aminopeptidase N isoform X1; the protein is MSWTTLLAGLVLLSTIPSGIPSAISNTEQGRWKRSIDLNDVYYSKMRQYRLPSDITPVSYHVEIAPLIEKDRFNGRVKINLTCIDMTDHIILNVHQDLQISTVNIRMVHLTPEEAKNGPPMDVNIARTERQYTKSWFIIHLQQMLSNGSACEVDIAYSGNLTTNETTGLYKSAYMDSEGRKHTFIATYLHLDNAEKMFPCMNEPPYKATFKLTVIYPKGLKALTNMPSIERIESSGTIREEFEETPRISTNQLALVISDLHSIGPEQEVDGINRKSLQVTVWSREEFMESLITVPSKIVKIINYLQTYFNSSLGLPKLDVMAIPMYRATKASDNWGLMFFKESELSSSLYWTTTYELLYQWIGQSITPYRRNDAPVNKALNSFLASMATLDLNPDEMEGKWPMTMLYPLYYEFAQPAPFSRVAGIRHEATWTKAELVFRMFNYTLGREQFQRSVRHFFHEQSKENRRTFFANDIFTYLNDVATDTNNLPPGLTINGIAASWINRDRVPLVTVIRDYESGKIYLSQKVYLRDLSSDPIVKPYQWDIPIVMQAQDKLNFSNSTPAVWLMKRNMPRNFSIPDITDESHFIIVNPEEIGMFPVNYDPCNWKMLSQFLQGPDREKIPPLTRAKLLHDAWNLAYAGELCFGVAMNMTLFLKQEKSHVVWEPVFTMIHHISRRIEGLDVYPKFEAYIRSLVMPLYLELGETPHPYEPSWKTHMRGLMKNFLCRCGYEPCVKEARDQFKKWLTDEEPDKGNPVANKFLCPVFKWGTDKEWEFGLQRVINFPKTSLARKQNERTFLLKTLAGCPKDANRIERLLQVSVLDQNENFTDADIHLILSMLTGSAPGYKTLFNFLLEHWSTVKERFSNKTYSWDAIVSFATSSFNTQEGYAMVNQFYLDHINDFESAAALIKKSLEIIKEETRWNEANVPVIDGWLKENLSKEDLDAITSTSAPSTATVTTNTEVTWLTILRDVNDSKREQIA